Proteins encoded in a region of the Haloglomus salinum genome:
- a CDS encoding vWA domain-containing protein, protein MTQKTHVTFVLDSSGSMSKIREDTIGGFNTFLADQQAEPGRASVTLYDFNSGVTQVYEGRPIGDAPELDEETYTPGGQTALHDAITTAVTETDEHIRQLPKKVRPGTVVVVVLTDGRENASETPQERVRDLVEEYREEHDWEFLFIGANQDAALTAAEMGIDRDKSLDMSHSGEGAEEAYASTSRNISEARREGSVGGYTAEDRQRQEDADGA, encoded by the coding sequence ATGACACAGAAGACACACGTCACGTTCGTACTCGACTCGTCCGGCTCGATGTCGAAGATCCGCGAGGACACCATCGGCGGCTTCAACACGTTCCTCGCGGACCAGCAGGCGGAACCGGGCCGCGCGTCGGTGACGCTGTACGATTTCAACTCCGGCGTCACGCAGGTGTACGAGGGGCGGCCAATCGGCGACGCCCCGGAGCTCGACGAGGAGACGTACACACCCGGCGGACAGACGGCACTCCACGACGCAATCACGACGGCGGTCACGGAGACGGACGAGCATATCCGCCAGCTCCCGAAGAAGGTCCGGCCGGGGACGGTCGTCGTGGTCGTCCTGACCGACGGCCGCGAGAACGCCTCCGAGACGCCACAGGAGCGCGTCCGCGACCTCGTCGAGGAGTACCGCGAGGAGCACGACTGGGAGTTCCTCTTCATCGGGGCGAACCAGGACGCCGCGCTCACGGCCGCGGAGATGGGCATCGACCGGGACAAGTCGCTGGACATGTCCCACAGCGGCGAGGGCGCAGAGGAGGCGTACGCCTCCACCTCGCGCAACATCAGCGAGGCGCGCCGGGAGGGGTCGGTCGGCGGCTACACGGCCGAGGACCGGCAGCGACAGGAGGACGCGGACGGGGCGTAG
- a CDS encoding HEAT repeat domain-containing protein, whose translation MLVFAFDRDWTVDVNAHPRREAVPLEWVRELAHGTEHAVYAIGNQDLAAEAAIPGVVDIVGMHPDDWDRWLGEKRRDGRYERFPKRRERLGLIADLHPEADGYVVVDDIDLSDVDGWDHYHAWEFVPAVERGEIDPALPWVRDRVGDGGVRSAGTTPVDAAHLDAWLDEHADAPGFELAYTEDGTERSVLCRNLSLDQRTLDRPAAAPVLRCHPAAPDRERFDVLVRDIEAVHVVDPPTEAYLPATDDPVEQATAFADLAADNPFAVDVSRVLALLDREDETPQAAALAALRHTAAARPAECTPALPILRSLLEGGCAEPGHALSAVASIGEADAADIAPLSDAVTEYLTGTDDAVRKQAASCIVPIAEADPDDVVDAVPSLATLLEDRVATHHAAHALSLLAAESPWAVEPAAPALGEVLADESLSPGARLSATAALGRVANENPTVALGLVDEVAALLESEHPKLRNNATGLLWEVSRLHADHIEPHVDTVAGLLSAEDDFTRVNGSAAMARVAEDLPDRAREHLDRLRPLLADEHRLVRVNACWALGHLEDEASLEALRDLAVEDDDEQVRKRAQWAVAEIAGGPV comes from the coding sequence CTCGCTGCGGAGGCCGCCATCCCAGGCGTCGTCGACATCGTGGGGATGCACCCGGACGACTGGGACCGGTGGCTCGGCGAGAAGCGCCGCGACGGGCGGTACGAGCGGTTCCCGAAGCGTCGGGAGCGGCTCGGACTCATCGCGGACCTGCATCCGGAGGCCGACGGCTACGTCGTGGTCGACGACATCGACCTGAGCGACGTCGACGGCTGGGACCACTACCACGCGTGGGAGTTCGTCCCGGCCGTCGAGCGCGGGGAGATCGACCCGGCGCTCCCGTGGGTCCGCGACCGGGTGGGAGACGGAGGGGTCCGGTCGGCCGGCACTACGCCGGTTGATGCGGCCCACCTCGATGCGTGGCTCGACGAACACGCCGACGCGCCCGGGTTCGAACTCGCATACACAGAGGACGGCACCGAGCGGTCGGTCCTCTGCCGCAACCTCTCGCTGGACCAGCGGACCCTCGACCGGCCGGCGGCGGCCCCGGTGCTGCGGTGTCACCCAGCCGCCCCGGACCGCGAGCGGTTCGACGTGCTGGTCCGGGACATAGAGGCGGTCCACGTCGTCGACCCGCCGACCGAGGCGTACCTGCCGGCGACGGACGACCCCGTCGAACAGGCCACGGCGTTCGCTGACCTCGCGGCGGACAACCCGTTCGCTGTCGATGTCTCGCGCGTGCTGGCGCTGCTCGACCGGGAGGACGAGACGCCACAGGCCGCGGCGCTCGCGGCTCTCCGCCACACGGCCGCTGCACGGCCGGCGGAGTGTACGCCCGCACTGCCGATTCTGCGGTCACTCCTCGAGGGCGGCTGTGCCGAGCCCGGTCACGCACTGTCGGCCGTGGCGTCCATCGGGGAGGCCGACGCCGCGGACATCGCGCCCCTGTCGGACGCGGTCACGGAGTACCTGACAGGGACGGACGACGCGGTCCGGAAGCAGGCGGCGTCCTGCATCGTGCCGATAGCGGAGGCCGACCCGGACGACGTGGTCGACGCGGTGCCATCGCTCGCGACGCTGCTGGAGGACCGGGTCGCGACCCACCACGCGGCGCACGCCCTGTCGCTCCTGGCGGCGGAGTCACCGTGGGCGGTGGAGCCTGCCGCGCCGGCGCTCGGGGAGGTGCTGGCCGACGAGTCGCTCAGTCCCGGCGCACGGCTCAGTGCGACGGCGGCGCTCGGACGCGTGGCGAACGAGAACCCGACCGTCGCACTCGGCCTCGTCGACGAAGTCGCAGCCCTGCTCGAGTCCGAGCACCCGAAGCTCCGGAACAACGCGACCGGCCTCCTGTGGGAGGTGTCCCGGCTCCACGCCGACCACATCGAACCTCACGTGGACACGGTGGCGGGACTGCTATCGGCCGAGGACGACTTCACGCGGGTCAACGGTTCGGCGGCGATGGCCCGCGTTGCGGAGGACCTGCCCGACCGGGCGCGCGAGCACCTGGACCGGCTCCGGCCGCTGTTGGCCGACGAGCACCGACTCGTCCGGGTGAACGCGTGCTGGGCGCTCGGCCATCTCGAGGACGAGGCGTCGCTCGAGGCCCTGCGCGACCTGGCGGTCGAGGACGACGACGAGCAGGTCCGCAAACGGGCACAGTGGGCCGTCGCGGAGATAGCGGGCGGGCCCGTGTGA